The Montipora capricornis isolate CH-2021 chromosome 6, ASM3666992v2, whole genome shotgun sequence genome has a window encoding:
- the LOC138052148 gene encoding putative ATP-dependent DNA helicase Q1: MSPRSPPENTAGLVNETLLISTNQELACPDRAGSIITLLRKNFNMADADELFDSACDHVVERFKVENLKDLQRKALKKLVIGEDVFLIQPTGSGKSLIYQSAPMVFDIVKRTTFKSIAVVISPLTSLMQDQVKFLKSIGVTAEFIGEDQQDDAAKTAVERGDCQIVFGSPESFLSSHRWRKMLSSKVYEERLCLVAVDEAHCISHWGYAAKKGERAFRKWFSRINEIRSIIKKVPVIALTATATTETRLQTVRTLEMKSPALIVDIPNRQNISYGVQVITPNPSVTFAKMVSDLKVQKTAYERTIIYCPTIKLTTHLYGFFQAELRENIYADEVHDPKKRIVEMFHSRSDELNKEEILKSMGESNGCIRVLIATIAYGMGINCKDVKTVIHYGPSYNCETYLQESGRAGRRGQDQCKSVILYSNIMTKHCHESMVTYLKQNDKCRRKVLLEKFDVDVSKLPAYEYPHRCCDICQQQCKCDGDTCNFVFFNLECSPTALVETESNERTVTEDQMTLLNSKLNYLKRALNQQFLQSAKKSNAPMFTPAKLFCGFGDNQIKQIMQHCSHMFSASDVYKYVDIWHPTVASEVLFTISTIFEDVDISHLDMEESEDTQEYYFDSYDAIFDFDVEDSLMAAIPLELLSVDEDTMDSDMEDSN; encoded by the exons ATGAGCCCGCGCTCACCCCCCGAAAACACGGCTGGACTCGTGAACGAGACATTGTTGATTTCCACCAATCAGGAGCTTGCCTGCCCAGATCGGGCAGGCAGCATAATTACATTGCTCAGAAAaaatttcaatatggcggatgcAGACGAACTCTTTGACTCGGCGTGTGATCATGTTGTGGAACGTTTCAAAGTGGAAAACTTGAAAGATTTGCAACGCAAAGCATTAAAAAAGCTGGTAATTGGTGAAGATGTGTTTTTAATTCAACCGACTGGATCAGGAAAGTCCCTCATTTATCAGTCTGCGCCGATGGTTTTTGACATCGTCAAGAGGAcaactttcaaatccattgctgtTGTTATCTCACCTCTGACTTCTCTAATGCAAGATCAAGTGAAATTTCTTAAGTCAATTGGagttactgctgagtttatcgGTGAAGATCAACAGGACGACGCGGCCAAAACGGCGGTTGAACGGGGCGACTGTCAGATCGTGTTTGGATCTCCGGAGTCATTTTTAAGTTCCCATCGATGGAGAAAGATGTTATCGAGTAAGGTGTACGAAGAGAGATTGTGCCTTGTTGCTGTAGATGAAGCGCACTGTATTTCGCATTG GGGCTATGCAGCTAAAAAAGGAGAAAGGGCATTTAGGAAATGGTTTTCTCGTATAAACGAGATCCGATCAATCATCAAAAAGGTACCAGTGATAGCCCTCACTGCAACTGCCACAACTGAAACAAGACTTCAGACTGTGAGAACATTGGAAATGAAGAGTCCAGCTTTGATTGTTGACATCCCCAACAGACAGAACATCTCCTATGGTGTGCAAGTTATCACTCCCAACCCTTCTGTGACATTTGCAAAAATGGTGAGTGACTTGAAAGTTCAAAAGACTGCGTATGAACGAACCATAATATACTGTCCCACAATAAAACTTACAACCCACTTGTATGGCTTTTTTCAAGCCGAACTAAGGGAAAACATTTATGCAGATGAAGTTCATGATCCAAAGAAAAGAATTGTGGAAATGTTCCACAGCAGAAGTGATGAACTTAATAAAGAGGAGATACTGAAGTCCATGGGAGAGAGCAATGGTTGTATACGTGTACTTATTGCAACAATTGCCTATGGGATGGGTATCAATTGCAAGGATGTAAAAACTGTGATTCATTATGGCCCATCATACAATTGTGAGACATACCTACAAGAAAGTGGTCGAGCCGGACGGAGAGGTCAAGACCAGTGCAAATCAgttattttgtactcaaataTAATGACCAAACATTGCCACGAAAGCATGGTTAcctatttaaaacaaaatgacaAGTGCAGAAGAAAAGTTCTTTTGGAGAAGTTTGATGTGGATGTCTCAAAATTGCCCGCCTATGAATATCCACACCGTTGTTGTGATATTTGCCAACAGCAATGCAAATGTGATGGTGATACAtgcaattttgtgttttttaattTGGAATGTTCTCCTACTGCTTTGGTTGAAACTGAAAGTAACGAGAGAACTGTCACTGAGGACCAAATGACACTACTCAATTCAAAACTCAACTATCTAAAGAGAGCATTGAATCAGCAGTTTCTGCAGTCAGCCAAGAAAAGCAATGCACCTATGTTTACTCCAGCAAAGCTTTTTTGTGGATTTGGAGACAATCAAATAAAGCAGATTATGCAACATTGCTCGCACATGTTTTCAGCCAGTGATGTGTATAAATATGTTGACATTTGGCATCCCACTGTGGCCTCAGAAGTTTTGTTCACTATAAGTACAATTTTTGAAGATGTTGACATAAGCCATTTGGATATGGAGGAATCAGAGGACACCCAGGAATACTATTTTGACAGTTATGATGCCATTTTTGACTTTGATGTGGAAGACTCACTTATGGCAGCTATTCCTTTGGAACTCTTATCTGTTGATGAAGATACTATGGATTCAGACATGGAAGATTCTAATTAA